Below is a window of Candidatus Aegiribacteria sp. DNA.
CTGAGGCGGAACGGAGCGAGGAGATTACAGACAAACTCAGATCGGCTCTTGCCGATTCGGGTGATGAGTTAAGAATTGTATCTTTACCTGTTGCAGCATCCATACCGGCGCCCGAAGAGACCCAGGATGAAAGTAGAAAGCCGGGTAGAATTCTTCATAGAAAAATACACAGGGTAAGCAGGGAAGAGTTGTACGATGATGTGCAGGAAATGATGCGCACTTCCTGGCCCAATATAATCATGACCATTCTATCTGCCGTTGTATGTGCCGTGGGTCTTGCCCAGGGTAATATCGCTGTGATAATCGGGGCCATGGTAATCGCTCCGCTTCTGGGGCCGAACGTTGGTCTTGCTCTTGCTGTTACGCTTGGGGATTTTCAATTCAGCCTGCGATCTCTGAGGGAGAATACGCTGCGGATCGGTACAGCCTTTGCATTCGCTGTAATTGTGGGAATATTTTTTCAAATCGATCCAAATGTGCCCGAAATAGTATCAAGAACTTTTATAAGCTCAACTGATATTGTTATTGCACTGGCAGCTGGCGCGGCCGGAGCCCTTGCTTTGAGTACGGGTGCGCCGGCGACGCTGATAGGCGTAATGGTCGCTGCCGCCCTTATGCCTCCGCTTGTTGTTACAGGCATGCTTACAGCCCTTGGCAACTACAGAGGCGCTCTGGGAGCTCTCCAGTTACTTTCTGTGAATCTCATTTCCATTAACCTTGCGGGAGTACTTACTTTCCTTGCAGTGGGAATACGACCCGGTTCAAAGGACGATGTAAAAAAAGCAAGGATACTGGCAACTCTGGTTGTGGTGGTTTGGCTCGCTCTTCTTGCTGCCCTGACAGTGCTTATCGTTTCAAATGCTTAAAACGGTTTTAACTAAAAGGGAAATCCGATCTACCTCAGGATTACCGGATCCTATGTTGCATTGGAACTAATTCCGGATTTTCTGCCTGGTGTTTCAATAAGAGGGAAATGCGAAGTTCGGAACCACTTCGGAGTTCTCCTGATAGCTTCTGCAACCGAGGAAATCTCACCGAAGTATTCGGATACAGCCCGCCTGGCCTTGACCCTGGGGTTTTTTCCCTTGAAAAGAAAGGACCTGTAAAGCCTGATTGCGTCATCAGGGGAATTGTAATCAAGAAGCTCGATTCCAAATTCGGAAGCCCTGTCCGTCAACTCGCATTTCTCAGGAAGATTGAAGACGGAGAAATTGATGAAATCGATTGAGTTGTCCGCTTCCTCAAGGAATTGAACCGTTGCTTCTACATCCTGATCAGTTTCACCGGGAAGGCCCAGAAGCATGTATACGTAGGTGCGTATTCCAGCAGTGGCGCATTTTTTTATAACTTCCAGCGAAGTATCCGGATCGATTCCCTTTTCAAAACGGTTAAGAAGGGATAGGCTGCCGCTTTCAGCCCCCAGTTGAAGCATGAGACAGCCGGATTCTGAAAGCCTGTCCGCCATGGGAGATATCCAGCTTTCAGGTCTGGCAAAGGTGTACCAGTCAAGACCGGAATCCCTCAGAAGTGAGAGTATATCCATAAGGGGTTTGCGGGGTATGGCTGAGTCAAGGAAGTGAATAACTGGATTCTTCTCCATAATGGAAGATGGTATTGTCAAAAAAAATCTTTCAAAGGAATCATCTCCGTGAACTTCAAGTTTCGTGCTTGAATCGGGACAGAACAGGCATTTGTTCCAATAACAGCCTGTGGAGAGGGCGTAAGGAATTACTGGCCTTCCGGAAATGTAACCCCAGTCTCCGATGATATCAGGCCATGACAGGCTGCTGAGGTAAGGACCGCTTCCGGAGTTGAATCCCGGGAAGATGGAACCATCACTCAGACATGATTCCGGTAGGACACTGCGAACCAGTTCGAAACCTTTTCCGGTTCTGCTGAGGCTGTTCAGCAGCGAACCACCTACAATGACTCTGTATCCGGCTTTCCTCAGAAATAGAACCAGATCTATACCGGCAGCCAGCTGCGATAGGTAGGAAAGCGATACGAGGACAGTTTCAGGATCGTATTGTTTGAGTGCTGGAAGAAGGTGCTCCTCCCAGAATCCTGAGAACGGTGTATTCCCTTCCTGGCAGATCCTCATTATTTCTGTAGGTCTGTGTATGGCCTCCGGTGGAATTAGGTCCATCAGAGTGATCCTCCATCCTGGAAATTTACTGGAGAAATGTTTCAGGGATGAGTTAAGAATGCCGGATGCGGTACGGTGCTGCTGAGGTGAGTAAACAGGATTATTCTGAAGATAATCCAGGGCAGGTTCCACAGCAGGATATCCGCGGCCCTGCGGGGTCATGGAGAAGATGTACCTGAAATACTCAAGGGATAGATCCAGAAATCCTGTATCGATCCCCCTTGCGGAGAGCCCTGCCGCAAGCAGGAAGGCGCCCGCTGGCGGTTCTGAAGGCGTAATAACCGGCGGTGTTGTTACAAGGTATTTCATACTCTGAAAGCTAACACATTCCCATTCACGAAAGCCACTCTGTCCTTTTCGCGAAGTATGCCGGAATATGTCGCTGCAGTTTGAACGGAAGTTGTAGAAAACAGGTGGATACTATCCTCTACTACGCCTTGGTCATGGGTATTCCGATGCGTTTCGCGAACAGGAAGAGCAGGTTTCTGAATCCGTCCCGCCATAGTCTAAGCTTTGCGTCGCCCATCCTTTCAGAGTAGCTGAAGGGTATATCCACCTCCCTGCATCGAATGTCCTTTTCAGACCAGACTTCTATCTTCAGTTCTTCTGAGAAGGGCATTCCGCCGCTGGTGAGTTTAATCCGGTCAAGGA
It encodes the following:
- a CDS encoding TIGR00341 family protein yields the protein MAIRLIEVFTPADRLELARSSVSSLDTISIWWEKLSDDKAQLHILAEAERSEEITDKLRSALADSGDELRIVSLPVAASIPAPEETQDESRKPGRILHRKIHRVSREELYDDVQEMMRTSWPNIIMTILSAVVCAVGLAQGNIAVIIGAMVIAPLLGPNVGLALAVTLGDFQFSLRSLRENTLRIGTAFAFAVIVGIFFQIDPNVPEIVSRTFISSTDIVIALAAGAAGALALSTGAPATLIGVMVAAALMPPLVVTGMLTALGNYRGALGALQLLSVNLISINLAGVLTFLAVGIRPGSKDDVKKARILATLVVVVWLALLAALTVLIVSNA
- a CDS encoding radical SAM protein; translation: MKYLVTTPPVITPSEPPAGAFLLAAGLSARGIDTGFLDLSLEYFRYIFSMTPQGRGYPAVEPALDYLQNNPVYSPQQHRTASGILNSSLKHFSSKFPGWRITLMDLIPPEAIHRPTEIMRICQEGNTPFSGFWEEHLLPALKQYDPETVLVSLSYLSQLAAGIDLVLFLRKAGYRVIVGGSLLNSLSRTGKGFELVRSVLPESCLSDGSIFPGFNSGSGPYLSSLSWPDIIGDWGYISGRPVIPYALSTGCYWNKCLFCPDSSTKLEVHGDDSFERFFLTIPSSIMEKNPVIHFLDSAIPRKPLMDILSLLRDSGLDWYTFARPESWISPMADRLSESGCLMLQLGAESGSLSLLNRFEKGIDPDTSLEVIKKCATAGIRTYVYMLLGLPGETDQDVEATVQFLEEADNSIDFINFSVFNLPEKCELTDRASEFGIELLDYNSPDDAIRLYRSFLFKGKNPRVKARRAVSEYFGEISSVAEAIRRTPKWFRTSHFPLIETPGRKSGISSNAT